The following nucleotide sequence is from Nomascus leucogenys isolate Asia chromosome 13, Asia_NLE_v1, whole genome shotgun sequence.
TGTCCTAGATGAGGACTTGTCTTTCTCTGCCACAAGAGCATGGAAGGCAACAAGACATGGATCACAGACATCAccttgctgggattccaggttGGTCCAGCACTGGAGATTCTCCTCTGTGgacttttctctgtcttctataCACTTACCCTGCTGGGGAATGGGGTCATCTTTGGGATTATCTGCCTGGACTGTAAGCTTCACACACCCATGTACTTCTTCCTCTCACACCTGGCCATTGTTGACATATCCTATGCTTCCAACAATGTCCCCAAGATGCTGACAAATCTTATGAACAAGAAAACAACCATCTCCTTTTTGCCATGCATAATGCAGACATTCTTGTATTTGGCTTTTGCTCACATAGAGTGTCTGATTTTGGTGGTGATGTCCTATGATCGCTATGCGGCCATCTGCCACCCCTTACGTTACAATGTCCTCACGAGCTGGAGAGTGTGCACTGTCCTGGCTGTGGCTTCCTGGGTGTTCAGCTTCCTCCTGGCTCTGGTCCATTTAGTTCTCATCCTGGGGCTGCCCTTCTGTGGGCCTCATGAAATCAACCACTTCTtctgtgaaatcctgtctgtccTCAAGTTGGCCTGTGCCGATACCTGGCTCAACCAGGTGGTCATCTTTGCAGCCTGCGTGTTCTTCCTGGTGGGGCCGCTCTGCCTGGTGCTGGTCTCCTACTCGCGCATCCTGGCGGCCATCTTGAGGATCCAGTCAGGGGAGGGCCGCAGAAAGGCCTTCTCcacctgctcctcccacctctgcgTGGTGGGAATCTTCTTTGGCAGCGCCATTGTCATGTACATGGCCCCCAAATCCCGCCATCCTGAGGAGCAGCAGAAGGTCCTTTCCCTGTTTTACAGCTTTTTCAAGCCAATGCTGAACCCCCTGATATATAGCCTAAGGAATGCAGAGGTCAAGGGCGCCCTGAGGAGGGCACTGAGGAAGGAGAGGCTGACGTGAGACATCTCAAAGTGAACCATGGGGAGGGAGCCTTGCTCCCTGCAAAATATGgaaggtggcttttttttttttgtcttctgctagaatAAATGTTAccttaaaatggaatactatagaCCTATACATATAAACTGAAGATACAAATCTTTTAGAAAAGATAGGTAAATGCATTTATAATCCTGGATAGACATAAATTcataaagaagacacaaaaatccctagatgtaaaatttttaagtttgGTAAATATAGGACCTCTTCACATTAATCATTGTGCTCATCAAAGTCAccattaagaaagaagaaatgcaagCCACAAACCAAGTGATCCTATGGAAACCACATGTACCCAGAAATGGAACTATTGTTTATACAGTACATAGAAAGAACTCCTTTAAATCAAtaatcaaaaatataaacaaccgaattttataaaattagcaGAACATATGAACAGATACTCTTACAGAAAATACAAGGGGCTGATAAACATACAAATGCTGCTTTCCACCATTAGTAAGCAAGgaattgtaaattaaaaccaccGTGAGATACGATTCTATACCCACTAAAATGTCTGAAATTTTTAATGGCTTATTTATTATTGAGGTTATTGGAAATCTATTTCTAATATTGGAAATGGTCGATACTAGCAGAGTTTGTGCCAATAGTAGCCAAGTCAGATTGAGTTAACAGGAGCATAGTACACATCCTCAAGATCAATAATTAGTGATTCTTCCTGTGAAGATACACAGGTTAATGCTTAAGGCTTTGAGGGCCATCTTCTGTGTCAAAACAATTCAACTCTGGCAAAAGCAACCATAGACAATGTGTAAACAAATGGGTGTGCCtgcgttccaataaaactttatttgtaaaaacagGTGGCTGCTGGAATGGTGCCCAGGGACAGTAGTTTGTGAACGCTTGTTCTAGATCTTAAAACTAGTGTAGTTCCAGCTGATCCCACTTTAGAGACCCTCACTGGGTGGGGCCTCAGGGAGCATGTGATTAGACATGTCTTGTGGTCAAATCCCTATGATCACTTTGTACTTACCTGAGAATGAGGCTTTTCCTCCTTTGACACTTTCTAAAATATGCCATGACTCAATAGCCAGTGGACTGTAAATATTCATGGTTTCTCCGTCACACAAGAATTAAGAGCAGGCTCCTCATACTCCATCACTAATTTGAGCCTGAGATCTTAGGATAAAAGCTTGCAACTCAATATTCTAATTGGAGCTCAGCAGTCCAGTGAAAACAAGCACGGAGATATCTTGTACAGATTAATTTTTAAGAGTGAATTTAACAAGATCTtagatttttaattgttttataatttagcAACCATTTTATTAAAAGCATCTTATATCTTGATATTGAAAAAGTCctagttttaattatattttgagacagccATTCTCATGTTAGCCTGGAATACCCAGAAATGTAATTCTTAACCCTAAGCTGATAGCTGATAATAATTTTGCCTGGAAGAGAACATAGAAGGAAAAATTACTGATATCAGAACCTCAGGATATGTTagagttttttgagatggggtcttgctctgtcacctggctggagtgcagtggcacaatcttggctcactgcaacctctgcctcccaggttcaagtgattctcctgcctcagcctcccgaatagctgggattacaggtgcccgccaccatacccagctaatttttgtatttttactagagacagggtttcaccatgttggccgagatggtctccgtctcctgacctcgtgatctgcccgcctcatcctcccaaagtgctgggattacaagcgtgagccaccgagccggGCCTGGAGCTCTTATACTGTAGAAATCTTTACTATGTAAAGAAAGGAATCACTAGACTGATAGGGCAGGGATTTCTAAAGCTGAACATAAAGAGAACATTTCTAAAGCTGTCCTCTGATATTCAGAGGACAAGTTATGTTACTTTCACTAATCTCAGAAAGTATTAACCTATCTTGcttcctttttattcctgaaaTTTAAAGTGTTGTATACTAATGtataattgtttccattttttttcttggtgctCCTCAGccaattttaaaatcaacttgcCCTTTATAGCCCTCACACAACAGCATACCTGGTCCCAGACAACAGTCAAGGACAGGAGCAGCAGAAAATCCTCACCCTGTTTTACAGCCTTTTGAATCCATTGCTGAACCCCCTCATCTACAGCCTGCGGAATAATCAGGTGAAGGGTGCCTTCTACAGAGCACTGCAGAAAAAGAGGATCATGTGAATGAGGGGAGAATTTTGTTTCAGTTGATCTACCTTTATGAGATGTGGTTTGCTTGCACAATACAACTCAGAAAAAGTCCACAAGAAGAGGCTTCTTTTAAGAATGAAAATTACCTAGATTTTGGCGCTGAAAATGGGAACAAATTTCCTGGGTGTGCCCACCTTCTTATATTAAGTAGCCTTGTTAGGATACAGAATAGCTATATTAGAAtatctaattttttgtttaaaataatgacatcttctaaaaaatcagaaataggaTGACATGGAGataaaatacttattattttataatttcaacttttgttttagattcagggggtacatgtgcaggtttgttacatggttaTATCATGTGATGCTGAAATTCGGTGTGtgattgaacccatcacccaggaaATGAGTATAATATCCAACAGAAAGTTACATCAACACATTGCTCTTCACTGATCAATCAGGACATATGTAACTCCTATCATTACCTGGTGGCAGCTAAAAACGGTAGATTAAAAtcaatattaagagaaaaaagttcCGAGAGAAACCAGAACTTTAACAAACGGTAATGTAGAGCAATGTGTTTCTACTTCACTGATTATGAGGACAATGAAATAAATGACTGAGAAATTATAAATTCCTTTTGGGAATAATTCagaaaagtaaacaagaaaacattGTGGAAAACttcaatgagaagaaagaaaaagaaagagagagaaa
It contains:
- the LOC100591449 gene encoding olfactory receptor 2A14 → MEGNKTWITDITLLGFQVGPALEILLCGLFSVFYTLTLLGNGVIFGIICLDCKLHTPMYFFLSHLAIVDISYASNNVPKMLTNLMNKKTTISFLPCIMQTFLYLAFAHIECLILVVMSYDRYAAICHPLRYNVLTSWRVCTVLAVASWVFSFLLALVHLVLILGLPFCGPHEINHFFCEILSVLKLACADTWLNQVVIFAACVFFLVGPLCLVLVSYSRILAAILRIQSGEGRRKAFSTCSSHLCVVGIFFGSAIVMYMAPKSRHPEEQQKVLSLFYSFFKPMLNPLIYSLRNAEVKGALRRALRKERLT